A part of Bacteroidota bacterium genomic DNA contains:
- a CDS encoding tetratricopeptide repeat protein gives MKFNNYILSLLLFLYVNLFADKADSLKHTLNQNKVDTTLLKTYYSIGREYYYNGMLDSSLQYHRTGLEKAIELNDQKYICTFYSELGLGHREKGLYDIAYDYMVKSLDVAEKNNFDVKKANCYNGMAVIHAVQKEFDKAIEYYNKAMIIYIKKGNIGGQASINNNVGLIYLEKKDYEHALELFHKARGFNDKAGNDYGVAANLENIGLIYDGKRNYDSAKVYLLKAYDIWKQRKDTHSLAINMSYIGNSLIQQKKYSEAIDILTKALVFAKRVDARSTSRDLLYYLSSAYEQTGDFKNSLRYYKTAKQIGDSLLNDTKKQEITEMQLNYSFNKAKIQDSLKYQIEVTNKEKELINEKKNTSITLVALFLIVILLFFSYKGYRDKKKSNTIITQQKTLVEQKQKEILDSINYAKKIQSALLANKDFINENIEKNFIFHKSKDIVSGDFYWATRKNDYFYLAVCDSTGHGVPGAFMSLLNIGFINEAINEKNILEPDAIFNFVRDKLIYSIGKDGQKDGFDGILLRVDTKNKKLDYAAAHNRPVIISNNQITELESDRMPVGIGERKEVFKLRSIETEKGSLLYLYTDGYADQFGGPAGKKYKYKQLNHLLLDIHNLTLQEQCARLESEFEKWKGNLEQVDDVLIIGIKI, from the coding sequence ATGAAATTTAACAATTACATCCTTTCTCTACTCTTATTTCTATATGTGAATTTATTTGCAGATAAAGCAGATTCTTTAAAGCACACCTTAAACCAAAACAAGGTGGACACAACTTTATTAAAAACTTATTACTCAATTGGCCGCGAATACTATTATAATGGCATGTTGGATTCATCTTTACAGTATCATCGTACAGGATTAGAAAAGGCTATTGAATTGAATGATCAAAAATATATTTGCACCTTTTATAGTGAATTAGGTTTGGGGCATAGAGAAAAAGGCCTTTATGATATAGCTTATGACTATATGGTAAAATCATTAGACGTTGCAGAAAAAAACAACTTCGATGTGAAAAAAGCGAATTGCTATAATGGAATGGCGGTTATTCATGCGGTTCAAAAAGAGTTTGATAAAGCCATTGAGTACTATAACAAAGCCATGATTATCTACATCAAAAAAGGAAATATTGGCGGACAAGCATCGATAAATAACAACGTAGGATTAATCTATCTTGAAAAAAAGGATTACGAGCATGCTCTTGAACTTTTTCATAAGGCAAGAGGCTTCAACGATAAAGCCGGAAACGATTATGGCGTGGCGGCCAATTTAGAAAATATCGGATTAATCTACGATGGAAAAAGAAATTATGATTCAGCCAAAGTATATTTATTGAAAGCTTATGATATTTGGAAGCAACGAAAAGACACGCATAGTTTAGCAATAAACATGAGTTACATTGGCAATTCATTAATACAACAAAAAAAATACAGTGAGGCAATCGATATATTAACTAAAGCGCTTGTATTTGCCAAACGAGTGGATGCAAGAAGCACCAGCCGAGATTTATTATACTATTTATCGAGTGCTTACGAACAAACAGGCGATTTTAAGAATTCGTTGCGTTATTATAAAACAGCCAAGCAAATTGGCGACAGTTTATTAAACGATACAAAAAAGCAGGAAATAACCGAAATGCAATTAAATTATTCCTTCAACAAGGCTAAAATTCAAGACTCGTTGAAATATCAAATAGAAGTAACTAATAAAGAAAAAGAGTTAATTAATGAGAAGAAAAATACTTCCATAACATTGGTAGCATTATTTTTGATTGTCATACTCCTCTTCTTTTCTTACAAAGGATATCGCGATAAAAAGAAATCGAACACCATTATTACCCAACAAAAAACATTGGTTGAGCAAAAACAAAAAGAAATTTTGGATTCTATTAATTATGCAAAAAAGATACAATCCGCTTTGTTAGCCAACAAAGACTTTATTAATGAAAACATTGAAAAGAATTTCATCTTTCATAAATCCAAGGATATAGTTAGTGGCGATTTTTATTGGGCTACTCGAAAAAATGATTATTTCTACTTGGCTGTATGTGACAGTACCGGTCATGGTGTGCCGGGAGCATTTATGAGCTTATTGAACATTGGATTTATTAACGAAGCTATTAATGAGAAAAACATTTTGGAGCCGGATGCTATCTTCAATTTTGTGCGTGATAAATTAATCTACAGTATTGGAAAAGACGGACAAAAAGACGGTTTTGACGGAATTTTACTTCGGGTTGACACCAAGAACAAAAAACTCGACTACGCTGCCGCGCATAACCGTCCGGTAATTATAAGTAACAATCAAATCACCGAATTAGAAAGCGATAGAATGCCGGTTGGAATTGGGGAAAGAAAAGAAGTGTTCAAATTAAGAAGTATTGAAACAGAAAAAGGAAGTTTGCTTTACTTATATACGGATGGTTATGCCGACCAATTTGGCGGACCTGCCGGAAAAAAATATAAATACAAGCAATTAAATCATTTATTACTTGACATTCATAATTTGACTTTACAGGAACAATGCGCTCGTCTGGAATCGGAATTCGAGAAATGGAAAGGCAATCTGGAACAAGTGGATGACGTTTTAATCATTGGAATAAAAATATAG
- a CDS encoding DUF4188 domain-containing protein, whose protein sequence is MPWKKSPPTSGYYAVIFSSTKSDNLEGYKEMDDETMRLAQEQNGYLGYESVSNGNTGIFISYWESMEAINVWRQNSTHLMAKAKANQWSKRYLSQICKVEHSHLMEK, encoded by the coding sequence ATGCCCTGGAAAAAATCACCACCCACATCAGGATATTACGCTGTTATCTTTTCATCCACTAAGTCGGATAACCTGGAAGGTTATAAAGAAATGGATGATGAAACCATGCGATTAGCACAGGAACAAAACGGTTATCTGGGTTATGAAAGCGTGAGTAACGGTAATACCGGAATCTTTATTTCCTATTGGGAAAGCATGGAAGCCATAAACGTGTGGCGTCAAAACTCAACACATCTCATGGCGAAAGCAAAAGCCAATCAATGGTCTAAACGGTATTTAAGTCAGATTTGTAAAGTAGAGCACTCCCATTTAATGGAAAAATAA
- a CDS encoding small multi-drug export protein produces MEEIWKILPVFFAGMLGFGKISVPSAVGLFGFNHFMVLGVTWAGGLTGVVLFTFISDVFLKWIERIKSKYSKNPQKPKRFTKGNRRIIKIRKKFGIWGIAFFTPIGLSTPVGTFIAERFYKDKRKVIFVIGSGVLFWYTLIYFLMFFFKESFSKFL; encoded by the coding sequence ATGGAAGAAATTTGGAAAATATTACCTGTGTTTTTTGCAGGAATGTTGGGTTTTGGCAAGATATCGGTGCCATCGGCAGTTGGATTATTCGGCTTTAATCATTTCATGGTATTGGGTGTAACCTGGGCGGGAGGATTAACAGGTGTGGTATTGTTTACGTTTATCAGTGATGTTTTTTTGAAATGGATTGAGCGGATTAAAAGTAAATACTCGAAGAATCCGCAAAAGCCAAAGCGCTTTACCAAGGGTAACAGAAGAATTATTAAAATCAGAAAGAAGTTTGGAATATGGGGCATCGCGTTTTTTACACCCATTGGATTGTCCACACCGGTTGGAACTTTTATTGCGGAGCGCTTTTATAAAGATAAACGAAAAGTGATTTTTGTGATTGGCAGTGGTGTGTTATTCTGGTACACGCTTATTTATTTCCTCATGTTTTTCTTTAAGGAATCGTTTAGCAAATTTCTTTGA
- a CDS encoding YjjG family noncanonical pyrimidine nucleotidase, with protein MMHLFFDLDNTLWDFDLNSYRVLQNLYSSLELKEKLNVEFDNFHSFYKRKNDELWHLYYKQMIQKSELRYKRFYDSFLNFGLDDIELSKHLSEEYVRISPYSKALKPGTVETLEALVKNHELHIITNGFKEVQNIKIDNCGLRPYFKQIIISEEHGLTKPNIEIFRLAQEKAQATKEECVMIGDNWLSDIEGALGAGWKAVFYKVSERALFEHKNLSVIDHLNQLPELY; from the coding sequence TTGATGCATTTATTTTTTGATTTGGATAATACCCTTTGGGATTTTGATTTGAACTCATATAGGGTGTTACAAAATCTGTACTCTTCACTTGAATTGAAGGAAAAACTTAATGTAGAATTCGATAATTTTCATTCGTTTTATAAAAGGAAAAATGATGAGTTATGGCATTTGTATTACAAACAAATGATTCAGAAATCGGAATTACGATACAAACGTTTTTACGATTCGTTTTTAAATTTCGGACTGGATGACATTGAATTAAGCAAACATCTTTCGGAGGAGTATGTGCGTATTTCCCCTTATTCAAAAGCATTAAAGCCGGGTACGGTGGAAACGCTGGAGGCCTTAGTGAAGAATCATGAGTTACACATCATCACGAATGGTTTTAAAGAAGTGCAGAATATTAAAATTGATAATTGCGGATTACGTCCCTATTTCAAACAAATTATTATTTCGGAAGAACATGGTTTAACAAAACCGAACATCGAAATATTCCGATTGGCGCAAGAGAAAGCCCAGGCTACAAAAGAAGAATGTGTAATGATTGGTGATAATTGGTTGAGTGATATTGAAGGCGCTTTAGGAGCAGGGTGGAAGGCGGTTTTTTATAAGGTGAGTGAGAGGGCTTTGTTCGAGCATAAAAATCTTTCGGTGATTGATCATTTGAATCAATTGCCCGAATTGTATTAA
- a CDS encoding tetratricopeptide repeat protein — protein sequence MRKYCISILLFIGAFTHAQNRKQDSIREIVLKPTQDTFRLYNMYKLSFFYLNQSDFETADSLRNLVSELGKRLGYKRAEAYATIIQGRVAEGRGNYTAALDANLKVIHLSEKNGYSELLPASYNTLGIIYFSQKQYDKALESYLKAVKLSESNQNANLSIYYNNIGNIYYTKKQYDIAYSYHEKALRKREERGDSSGIANSYNNLGEILRIKGQNQKALDYFNKAAVIQEAENNKWELTISHLNIGLVYSSENNLKEAKSHFFKAYEIASETGAPDLLRDVHQMLIDFYEKQNDTKNALFHYKSFIKLKDSLSNADIQREFTQKTLQFEFEQKELKTRLETEKKELEFQQNSRRQKSAIAFITVILIIILVFSFFLYTKYKETAKQKTIIEKQKHEVDDKNKEITDSINYASTIQEALLPAKELKQKLFPKSFVLFKPKDIVSGDFYWYTEKNNRKLIAAVDCTGHGVPGSLMSMIGNNFLNELVEHEGLTNPSEILNQLKFKIINALKQSETNRSRDGMDIALLSFNSNMTEVEFAAANNPVWIIRNKELIEFNGDKQPVGFFIKEHKTFTLQKQNLQAGDSVYIFTDGYADQFGGPNGKKFKYKALKELLIATGDLSPAEQEAKILAEFESWRGNNEQVDDVLIIGIKI from the coding sequence ATGCGTAAATATTGTATATCCATACTTTTATTTATAGGTGCATTTACACATGCGCAAAATCGAAAACAAGATTCAATCAGAGAAATTGTGCTTAAACCAACGCAAGACACATTCAGATTGTATAATATGTATAAACTTTCGTTTTTTTACCTGAATCAAAGTGATTTCGAAACCGCCGATTCACTTAGGAATTTAGTAAGTGAACTTGGAAAACGATTAGGATATAAAAGAGCGGAAGCCTATGCTACCATCATTCAAGGGCGTGTTGCAGAAGGCAGAGGAAATTACACGGCCGCTCTGGACGCTAATTTAAAAGTAATACATCTTTCAGAAAAAAACGGATACTCAGAACTTCTGCCAGCAAGTTATAATACACTTGGAATTATTTACTTTTCACAAAAACAGTACGATAAAGCCCTTGAAAGTTATCTTAAAGCGGTTAAGTTGTCCGAATCAAATCAGAACGCGAATCTATCCATATACTACAACAACATTGGCAACATCTATTATACAAAAAAACAATACGACATCGCCTACAGCTATCACGAAAAAGCACTCCGTAAAAGAGAAGAACGCGGGGATAGTTCAGGTATAGCGAATTCTTATAACAATTTGGGTGAGATATTAAGAATTAAAGGTCAAAATCAAAAAGCCCTCGATTACTTTAATAAAGCCGCTGTTATTCAAGAAGCGGAAAATAACAAATGGGAATTAACTATTTCACACTTAAACATTGGATTGGTGTACTCTTCGGAAAACAATTTAAAAGAGGCGAAATCACATTTTTTTAAAGCTTATGAAATAGCTTCAGAAACCGGTGCACCGGATCTATTACGGGATGTACACCAAATGCTAATTGACTTTTACGAGAAACAAAATGACACTAAAAATGCTTTATTCCATTACAAAAGCTTTATTAAATTAAAAGATAGTTTAAGTAATGCCGATATACAACGTGAGTTCACCCAAAAAACTCTACAGTTTGAGTTTGAACAAAAGGAATTGAAAACACGTCTCGAAACCGAAAAAAAAGAATTAGAATTTCAACAAAATTCGAGACGACAAAAATCAGCAATCGCATTTATCACAGTAATTTTAATCATCATTCTGGTTTTTTCATTTTTTCTTTACACTAAATACAAGGAAACAGCAAAACAAAAAACGATCATAGAAAAACAAAAGCATGAGGTAGACGATAAAAACAAAGAGATAACCGATTCTATCAATTATGCTTCCACCATTCAGGAGGCTTTACTTCCTGCTAAAGAATTAAAGCAAAAACTTTTTCCTAAATCATTTGTGCTATTTAAACCTAAAGACATAGTAAGTGGTGATTTTTATTGGTATACCGAAAAGAATAATAGAAAACTAATTGCAGCGGTGGATTGTACCGGACATGGCGTACCCGGTTCATTGATGAGCATGATTGGTAATAATTTTCTAAATGAGTTAGTTGAGCATGAAGGCCTCACCAATCCTTCGGAAATATTAAATCAATTAAAATTTAAAATCATAAACGCGCTTAAGCAATCGGAAACAAATCGCTCACGCGACGGAATGGACATTGCCCTGTTGAGTTTTAATTCTAATATGACTGAGGTTGAATTTGCCGCCGCTAACAATCCGGTGTGGATAATCAGGAACAAAGAATTAATAGAATTTAACGGCGATAAACAGCCCGTTGGTTTTTTTATTAAAGAACACAAAACTTTCACTTTACAAAAGCAGAACTTACAAGCCGGCGATAGTGTTTATATTTTCACCGACGGGTATGCCGATCAATTTGGCGGACCGAACGGAAAGAAATTTAAATATAAAGCATTAAAAGAATTACTGATTGCAACCGGAGATTTAAGTCCTGCCGAACAAGAAGCAAAGATTTTAGCTGAGTTTGAAAGTTGGAGAGGCAATAACGAACAAGTAGACGATGTATTAATAATCGGAATAAAAATATAA
- a CDS encoding DUF4476 domain-containing protein, with protein MRKLFTLVFVLISMAILAQNFGKVIIYTNTNQPFMVSLNGIRLSNQYAIKSTFEFAEENEYRTKVWIQGNQYPINFNIQSTPGYESTYQLGKDQYGAFTLNLISKVLIGANQPITTAPTVTPTPTPTPTTPVIVAMNGNEFNDKLNTVKNESFDDSKMDKAKFVFDDEYLSSAQVASVCKAFSFENRKVEFAKWAYKRTVDKKNYYKVVDVLTFDPDKRELQNWIKKNP; from the coding sequence ATGAGAAAGCTTTTTACCTTAGTTTTTGTTCTGATTTCAATGGCCATTTTGGCTCAAAATTTCGGAAAGGTTATTATTTACACCAATACTAATCAGCCATTCATGGTATCGTTAAATGGTATTCGTTTAAGCAATCAATATGCGATTAAATCAACATTTGAATTTGCAGAAGAAAATGAATACCGCACCAAAGTTTGGATTCAAGGCAATCAGTATCCGATTAATTTTAATATTCAGAGTACACCCGGATATGAGAGCACCTATCAACTGGGTAAAGATCAGTACGGAGCCTTTACCTTAAATTTAATAAGTAAAGTTTTAATCGGTGCTAACCAACCTATAACAACTGCGCCAACTGTGACTCCTACGCCCACGCCTACACCTACAACTCCTGTTATTGTTGCCATGAATGGCAATGAGTTTAATGATAAATTAAACACCGTTAAAAATGAAAGTTTTGATGACAGTAAAATGGATAAAGCTAAGTTTGTTTTTGACGATGAGTATTTGAGTTCAGCTCAAGTGGCTTCGGTGTGTAAAGCTTTCAGTTTCGAAAACCGTAAAGTGGAATTCGCAAAATGGGCTTATAAACGTACAGTTGATAAGAAGAATTATTATAAAGTGGTGGATGTTTTAACTTTTGATCCTGATAAGAGAGAACTTCAAAATTGGATTAAGAAAAACCCTTAA
- the paaZ gene encoding phenylacetic acid degradation bifunctional protein PaaZ, translated as MNSLMNYACGQWVAGADKGQELYNAINGDLIATASSKGLDFGKMLDYARTVGGPKLRKMTFQERGLMLRALAMHLLSKKDLFYKISWATGATKIDSWVDIEGGIGNLFTYASLRKQFPNEPFCYEGEVARLSKNNTFIGHHICVPKEGVAIHINAFNFPVWGMLEKVAVNWFAGVPAIVKPATLTSYLTEAVVKEIIASKILPEGALQLICGSANGILDHVINQDVVTFTGSALTGKMLKSHPRLMEESVHFNMEADSLNCCVLGPDVTPDKPEFDIFIKEVAREITTKAGQKCTAVRRVIVPENMVEDVQIALGKRLAQTVIGDPNVEGVKMGSLAGKSQLTEVREKVEQLSKTQKIVIGNFENFEVKGADKNKGCFMPPIIFLNENPFKNTDCHNIEAFGPVSTIMPYKNMDEAIALSKLGKGSLVSSIVTANDKAAKEYVLGAACMHGRILILNNDCAKESTGHGSPMPMLVHGGPGRAGGGEEMGGKRGVFHYLQRTAIQGSPTTITNVLNSYQYGAKHIIKDVHPFRQYFEDLEVGETLITDTHTVSEDDIKNFANLSGDKFYAHLQPDALEGTIFKRTVAHGYFILSRAAGLFVDPPKGPVLLNYGIDECRFTKPIYPGMSIGVRFTCKEKIENDKPLKAASGEDVKVGIVKWVVDIYDASEQSVRDQYGLDGATGDTVGIATILTMVKKKQQS; from the coding sequence ATGAACTCATTAATGAACTACGCCTGCGGACAATGGGTAGCAGGTGCCGATAAAGGACAAGAATTATATAATGCTATTAATGGAGATTTAATAGCCACGGCCAGCAGTAAAGGCCTCGACTTTGGAAAAATGCTGGACTATGCCCGCACAGTGGGCGGACCAAAACTTCGAAAGATGACGTTTCAGGAACGTGGTTTGATGTTACGTGCTTTAGCCATGCATCTTCTAAGTAAAAAAGATTTATTCTATAAAATAAGTTGGGCAACCGGTGCTACGAAAATTGACAGCTGGGTGGATATCGAAGGAGGAATTGGTAATTTATTTACCTATGCTTCATTGCGTAAACAATTTCCTAATGAACCTTTTTGCTATGAGGGTGAAGTTGCCCGTTTATCAAAAAACAACACTTTCATTGGGCATCACATTTGTGTACCAAAAGAAGGCGTCGCCATTCATATCAATGCGTTTAACTTCCCTGTATGGGGAATGCTGGAAAAAGTAGCAGTTAACTGGTTTGCAGGTGTTCCTGCCATTGTAAAACCTGCTACACTTACCTCCTACCTCACAGAAGCTGTAGTAAAAGAGATTATTGCCAGTAAAATTTTACCGGAAGGCGCATTGCAATTAATTTGTGGCAGTGCCAACGGAATATTAGACCATGTCATTAATCAGGATGTAGTTACTTTCACCGGATCTGCCTTAACGGGAAAAATGTTGAAATCGCATCCTCGCTTAATGGAAGAATCGGTGCATTTTAACATGGAGGCTGATTCACTAAACTGCTGCGTGCTTGGGCCGGATGTTACACCTGACAAACCTGAATTCGATATTTTCATTAAGGAAGTGGCAAGAGAAATCACCACGAAAGCAGGACAAAAATGTACGGCTGTGCGTCGTGTAATTGTTCCTGAAAACATGGTGGAAGATGTACAAATTGCTTTAGGCAAACGTTTAGCTCAAACGGTAATCGGAGATCCTAACGTGGAAGGGGTAAAAATGGGTTCGTTGGCAGGAAAATCTCAATTGACTGAGGTACGCGAGAAAGTTGAACAACTCAGCAAAACACAAAAAATCGTTATTGGTAATTTCGAAAACTTCGAAGTAAAAGGCGCCGATAAAAACAAAGGTTGCTTCATGCCTCCGATTATCTTCTTAAATGAAAATCCGTTTAAAAACACCGATTGTCACAATATTGAAGCTTTTGGTCCGGTAAGTACCATCATGCCATACAAAAACATGGATGAAGCCATTGCATTAAGTAAATTAGGTAAAGGTTCATTAGTAAGTTCAATTGTAACAGCCAATGATAAAGCTGCAAAAGAGTATGTTTTAGGTGCAGCGTGCATGCACGGTAGAATTTTAATACTAAACAACGACTGTGCCAAGGAAAGTACCGGCCATGGTTCTCCAATGCCAATGTTAGTACATGGCGGACCGGGACGTGCAGGTGGTGGTGAAGAAATGGGTGGTAAACGCGGTGTGTTTCATTATTTGCAGCGTACCGCTATTCAAGGTTCGCCAACAACCATTACAAACGTGTTAAATAGTTACCAATATGGTGCTAAGCATATCATTAAGGATGTTCATCCGTTCCGTCAATATTTTGAAGATTTAGAAGTAGGTGAAACATTAATTACCGATACACACACAGTAAGCGAAGATGATATTAAAAACTTTGCCAATCTGAGTGGAGATAAATTCTATGCGCATTTACAACCCGATGCTTTGGAAGGAACAATTTTTAAACGCACCGTGGCACATGGTTACTTTATTTTATCGCGTGCAGCCGGATTATTTGTAGACCCGCCAAAAGGTCCGGTATTATTAAACTACGGTATTGATGAGTGTCGCTTTACAAAACCAATTTATCCTGGTATGAGCATTGGAGTTCGTTTCACTTGTAAAGAAAAAATTGAGAATGATAAACCATTAAAAGCAGCAAGCGGTGAAGATGTAAAAGTTGGAATTGTTAAATGGGTGGTTGACATTTATGACGCAAGTGAGCAATCGGTACGCGATCAATACGGCTTGGATGGTGCAACCGGAGATACTGTTGGCATTGCTACCATTTTAACCATGGTAAAGAAAAAACAACAGTCTTAA
- a CDS encoding SpoIIE family protein phosphatase, with protein sequence MKNHKSRKILIYLTAFLLVFFYSRSENKSDSLKIEIVNHQTDDSTKVNLLFQLGNQYEYFKSKERIEYYIAALNLAKKIDFKDGIHRISVQLITNLSHRQLYDVALEYCNNYIQYLIESKQENYFKKVYKVYATLLSKQGKYKESLEYNFKALNYYLEEKNEVSVATVLSNICLLHLINNQPDSAYFYGLRAIDLFRKNNRQSEMANSILSIAEIKLAKADYANAKLKALEALNVYSGINLKLGLMQTYFVIGQIDLKQGLNDSAIVNFERTLEITNEYYNAEMKRDCYAFLAKIYQVKGDYKKAYENQTNFSSYNDSVSDQELKAKTLEMDARYSISRKEGEIKDKEHLIEVQNKQRNFLILGIIGVIALLIASYRSYLQKKKATDIITEQKKLVDEKQKEILDSIQYAKRIQNTLLAHTDFINKHIPDNFILFMPKDIVSGDFYWATFVRNKTVNPETGNVYGKFYLAVCDSTGHGVPGAFMSLLNINFLNEAINEKGIERPDEVFNFVRKRLIDNISKEGQKDGFDGILLCIETLPSLMSEGPKTIVTYAAANNAPILIRKKTETKAVEAPELRELESDRMPVGIGERKESFTLHNLELSKGDTLYLYTDGFADQFGGPKGKKFKYKQLNELLLNINSLTLVNQKQNLENVFTEWKGNLEQVDDVCLIGLKIR encoded by the coding sequence ATGAAAAACCATAAAAGCCGTAAAATATTAATTTATTTAACGGCTTTTCTATTGGTCTTTTTTTATTCCAGGTCCGAAAACAAATCTGACTCTCTTAAAATTGAAATTGTAAATCACCAAACGGATGATAGTACAAAAGTAAATTTGTTGTTTCAACTTGGGAATCAATACGAATACTTTAAATCGAAAGAGCGAATAGAATACTATATTGCGGCACTAAATCTCGCAAAAAAAATCGACTTTAAAGATGGCATTCACCGCATTTCGGTTCAGTTAATTACCAATTTATCGCATCGGCAATTATATGATGTAGCTCTGGAATATTGTAACAATTACATTCAGTATTTAATTGAGAGCAAACAAGAAAATTACTTTAAGAAGGTTTACAAAGTATACGCTACGCTTCTTAGCAAACAAGGTAAATACAAAGAATCATTAGAATATAACTTTAAAGCTTTAAATTATTATTTAGAAGAGAAAAATGAAGTATCTGTAGCAACCGTGTTAAGTAATATTTGTTTACTTCATTTAATCAATAACCAACCTGATAGCGCTTATTTTTACGGCTTAAGAGCCATCGATTTATTTCGAAAAAACAACCGCCAGAGCGAAATGGCCAACTCTATTCTTAGTATTGCCGAAATTAAACTGGCAAAAGCAGATTATGCTAACGCTAAGCTAAAAGCTTTAGAGGCTTTAAATGTTTATTCCGGAATTAATTTAAAACTAGGATTAATGCAAACCTATTTTGTAATTGGTCAGATAGATCTAAAACAAGGCTTGAATGATTCTGCCATCGTTAATTTTGAAAGAACATTAGAAATCACGAATGAATACTACAACGCTGAAATGAAAAGAGATTGTTATGCTTTCCTTGCAAAAATCTATCAGGTAAAGGGAGATTATAAGAAAGCATACGAGAATCAAACCAATTTTTCTTCCTATAACGACAGTGTTTCGGATCAAGAATTAAAAGCCAAAACATTGGAAATGGATGCTCGTTACAGTATCAGCAGAAAGGAAGGAGAAATAAAAGATAAAGAACATTTAATTGAGGTCCAAAACAAACAACGGAATTTTTTGATACTTGGCATAATAGGTGTTATTGCGCTCTTAATAGCCTCCTATAGAAGTTACTTACAAAAGAAAAAAGCAACCGACATTATTACTGAACAAAAGAAATTAGTAGACGAGAAACAAAAAGAAATACTGGATTCTATTCAATACGCTAAAAGAATTCAGAATACGCTCTTAGCACATACCGATTTCATCAATAAACACATTCCTGATAATTTCATTTTATTCATGCCAAAAGACATTGTGAGCGGTGATTTTTATTGGGCAACATTTGTACGCAATAAAACAGTAAATCCGGAAACCGGTAATGTTTATGGAAAATTCTATCTGGCAGTCTGCGATTCAACCGGACACGGCGTTCCCGGTGCTTTCATGAGTTTACTCAACATCAACTTCCTTAACGAAGCCATCAATGAAAAAGGAATAGAGAGACCTGATGAAGTTTTTAATTTCGTTAGAAAAAGATTAATTGATAATATCAGTAAAGAAGGACAAAAAGACGGATTTGACGGTATATTGTTATGCATTGAAACATTACCATCATTAATGAGCGAAGGGCCTAAAACCATAGTAACTTACGCTGCCGCCAACAATGCGCCTATTTTAATTAGAAAAAAAACGGAAACTAAGGCTGTCGAGGCACCGGAATTAAGAGAACTCGAATCAGATCGTATGCCAGTTGGAATTGGAGAACGAAAAGAATCCTTTACCCTGCATAACTTAGAATTAAGTAAAGGCGACACACTTTATTTGTATACCGACGGATTTGCCGATCAATTTGGTGGGCCAAAGGGAAAAAAATTCAAATACAAACAACTCAACGAATTGCTTTTAAATATTAACTCATTAACACTAGTAAACCAAAAACAGAATCTTGAAAATGTCTTTACTGAATGGAAAGGTAATTTAGAGCAAGTAGATGATGTTTGTTTAATTGGATTAAAAATCAGATAG